The Fusobacterium polymorphum genome segment ATCTAGTTCCATTAATTTATCTACCAATAGTTTACTTGTACTTTCTCCTTTATAATTATCTATTTGAATCTTTCCTTCAATATAGACAGTTTTCTTTTCTATAATTTCAGTTATAAACCTTTCATACACCCTAGGAAAAGCTATACAAGATATGGTTCTATCATAACAACTAAGATTAAACATTGCCATCTGTTCTTCTTTTTTTGTTATAGTTTTCTTTAAATTTGTGATAGTTCCAAAAGTTTTTATAACTTGATTTCCTTCTAAATCAAATTCAGAAAGTTTTTTTATTGAAAATGTTGTAAGAATATCTTTGTATCTATCAAGTGGATGTGAGCTTAAATAGAAACCTAAAAATTCTTGTTCTTTATTTAGCTTCTCATCTAAAGTAAAATCTTCACTTATAGCCAAATTAAATTTATCTATTGTTTTGGCTGCTGCTCCAAAAAGATTCATCTGTTGAATTTCATCTGTTTTTGGTGCTTTTGAGCTATAATCTAGTACCTTATCTATTGATAAAAATTTTTCTTTTCTATTCCCTTTAATCTCATCTAAAGCACCTGATAAAATTAAAGCTTCTAGAGCTCTTTTATTCATTCCATTTTTCTTATTTCTAAAAACAAATTCTTCAAGTGTTGTATATTTACCATTTAATTTTACATCTTCAACTATTTTTTTAGCCATAGTTAAACCAAAATTTTTAATTGCTGCAAGAGAATATGTTATTCCTTCATTTTTAACCTCAAAATATGCACTAGGAGAGTTTACATTTGGAGAATAAACTCTTACACCATGTTCTTTTGCATCATTAAAATAATAAGCAATATCTCCTGTTTCAGAAATTTCAGAAGTCATAACTGCTGCATAATAAAAAGCTGGGTAATATGCTTTAAAGTATGCAGTCCAATAAGAAATCATAGCATAGGCAACAGAGTGTGATTTATTGAAACCATAGCCTGCAAATTTATCTATCAATTCAAATATTTCTTCTGATTTTTCAACTGTATAGCCATTATGTATTGCTCTTTCAATAAACTTTTCTCTATTTTCTCTCATAATAGCAAAGTTTTTCTTCCCCATAGCCCGTCTTAATAAATCTGCTTCACCAAGACTATAATCTGCCATATAACTTGCTATTTTCATAACTTGCTCTTGATACAAAATTACACCATAGGTTTCTTTTAATATTATCTCTAAATTTTTATGTGGATATTCAATTTTTTCTTTTCCATTTTTACGATTTATAAAGTCATCAACCATTCCTGATTGTAGAGGTCCAGGTCTATATAGTGCTAATAGGGCTACTATATCTTCAAACTTATCAGGTTTTAATCTTTTCATTATCTTTCTAATTCCTGGTGATTCAAGTTGGAAAACTCCTGTTGAATCTCCTAAAGATAACATGTGAAAAACTTTTTTATCATCAAGTGGAATTTTATATAGATCAATGTCAACATTTTTATATTTTTTTATATAATCTATTGTTCTTTGAATATTTGATAAATTTTTTAATCCTAAAAAATCTATCTTTAAAAGTCCCAACTCCTCAAGTTCTTTCATTTGATATTGAGTTGCAATAACTCCTTCTTTCTCATCTAAATAGATTGGAACTGTTTTATCTAAATCTTCTTTTGTTATAAGTATACCTGCTGCATGTGTAGATACATGTCTTACAGTATTTTCTATTCTTATTGCTAAGTCTATAACTTTTTGTAATTCTATATCTGTTGTATATAATTTAGCAACTTCAACATTTTCTTTTAAAGTTTTTTCTAAAGCTTGAAATGGAGAAACCAATTTACTCAACTTATCAATCTTTTTTAAGTCTATATCTAAAACTCTACCAATATCTCTTATTGCAGCTCTAGCTTTCATTCTTCCAAAAGTTATTATATGTGCAACCCTATCTCTACCATATTTATGCACAACATAATCTATCAGTTCATCCCGTCTTTCACGACAAATATCTATATCAATATCTGGCATAGATATTCTTTCAGGATTTAGAAATCTTTCAAACAGTAAATTATATCTTATAGGGTCTATCATAGTTATTCCCAAACAATAGGCAACTAAACTTCCAGCTGCTGAACCTCTACCAGGTCCAACAGGTATACCTCTCCTTTTTGCATAAGATATAAAATCCCAAACCACTATAAAATATCCAGAATATCCCATTTTTATAATAACTGATAATTCATACTCTAATCTGTCTAAGATATCCTTAGTTAAATCTTCTTTATATAATTTTTTAATATTAGTATGGCAGATAGTTTTTAAATATTCATCCATTCCAGAGTATTCACTTGGAACTTCATAATATGGAAATTGTAAGTTCCCAAAACCTATTTCAACATTACATAAATCTGCTATATAATTTGCATTTTCAATAGCTTTTTCAAATTTTTCTCCTAAAAATCTTTTCATTTCATCTTTTGATTTTAAATATAATTCCTTTGAAATAGCTCTTTTTCTATTTTTTTCCTTTACTTTTAGACCTGACTGAATACAGATTATAATATCCTGCAACTCATAACCATCTCTATCAACATAATAAACATTATTTGTTGCCACTAATTCTAGGTCATGAAATTTTGCTAAATCATAAAACCTATCATTTATTATTTTTGTTTCAGAAAGTTCATTGGCTTGTATCTCCAAATAAAAATTTTCTTTTGAAAATATTTCAATATATTCATCAATTATTTTATTAACTTTTTCATCTGATGAATTTGTTAAAATAGCCTTTCCAATTTCTCCATTCATTGAAGATGAAAGTGCAATTAAATCTTGGCTATGTTCTTTTAGAATCTCTTTATTTAATTTTAATTCTCTATTTTCATTGTTTTTATATAGTTCAGAGGCTAACTTAACTAAATTCTTATATCCATTATAGTTTTTAGCAAGTAAAGTTAAGCTAAAAATATTTTGCTCATCTCTATTAGAAATAGGTAGTTCTAAACCAATAATTGGTTTTATTCCCATTTTTTTTGCTTTTTGATAAAACTCAATAGCACAAAACATATTGGCATAATCTGTTACTGCCAATGAGGTCATTCCCAATTCTTTTGCTTTGACTAAAAAACTATCTATGCTATTTACACCTTCTGATAAACTATATTCAGTATGTAAATTCAAATGAACAAAATTATTCTCCATAAGTTCTCCTCAACTTTTTCTAATAAATTAAGAAATTTTACTCCCTATATTCATATCAATTCTCCATTTTGGAGGAACTCCATTATCTCCCCAATATTCATCTAATTCTATTATCTTATCATCTAAAATTTTTAAGAATGAGGTTACATAAAAAGAAATATTTTTAGTTTTAGAACTAATTAAAGCAACTAAAATCACTAAATCTCCAATTTTTTCGTATTTTTCTATTTTACCTTCCCATTCATCAGGATATTCGCAATTTACTTTAATATATTCATCAAGAGTGAATTTTTCATTTGTATTATGCCATTTTATAATAGCTGTTTTATGAAAAAATTTTCTCATTTCTGTTTCGTTTTGACTAACAACACTTTTTAAAAAAACTTCAATATCCATAAGTTCTCCCTATTCTACTATATAGTATCCATATTCAGAAAAAATCTTTATAACTTCTTTTAAATTTTCTTTTTTTACAAGTAAATGATATTCTTCTGCCTTTAAAGATAATTTTTTAAATCTTGAATCTTTAATAACAGTTTGTATCAACTCTTTATTATCTTTTAATTTTAATATTACATAGTCATCTTCAATTTTTACAGAATTAAATTTCTTTTCTAAATTTTCAAAAAATTCTTCCCAATTTTGAGAAAGTTCTTTATTATCTATATTTTCCTTAAATCTTTCTATTCTTTCAATTAGCTCATCATAGTTTTTAATACCCTTTATAAAACTATCATAAGTCAATTTAAACATATTTTCTTTTACCTTTGTTCCTATTTTTTCAAAAAACATCATCTTTGCAGGTGCTTCACCAACTACTGTTACAAATTGTCTTTTATCATCAATTTGTACTTCTGCTTTTTCATAGATTTTAGGTAACTCATACTTATCTGTATGTCCAAAAATATATCTTCCTAAATTTGTTAATTTTATATATTTTAAACCATCATATTTTGATAAATAGTTATTTTTTAGATACAAGCCTTTTTTAAAGAATGGTTTTTCATAAAATATTTCAAATACACCAAATATTCCTAATAAAAATATATAACTCTTTACAAAAGGCTCTATAATATAATCTTCATATTGTTTATATTCAAGAATTTTAGCTCTTTCTCCATTAGCTTCGTTGATATAGATATAATCTTTTACATCTTTGAAAGCTATAAGTTCTATATCTTTATCCCTATAAATAAAGGCTTTTACTATATTATCTAGACTAACAACATCTTCTTTTGGCATTTCTTTTAGAAGTTCAACTAAAGATTTTACAACTTCACTTATTTTTTCAGGTTTTTCCCAGATATTTCTAGTCCCTTTTAAGAAATTTAAAAATAAATTTGTGTAATTATAAGCATCTTCCTTATCAAAAGTTTCAGTAGTTAGAAAATCATCTATTAGATTTTTAATATTTTTATTGTTGAAATAAGAATTTGTCCTATATTTCTTTTCAAGTAAAGTAAATATTAAACACAAAGTTTCTGTTTTTAAAAATTCAAGCCCTTTTACATCATTATAATATTCTGTTATTCCACAGTGTTTTTGCATATTTCTTTTAAAATCTTTTAAAATTTTTCCACTGCTTGAGATAGGATTTTCTCCTGAATTATAAAAATCTAAATAAAAATTTATATTATTAATAAATTCATTTTCATTGTTATCTCTATACAATTTAAAAGCTAAATCTGAACTTGACTCATCTGAATGTAAGTAGTAATCTTTTGGTTTAGTGTCAATAAAATTTCTAATATATCTAGCTATATCATATTTCATAGAAAAAGTTGTATTCATATCCTTATCAAATTCATCTAAATCAAAAAATAGGTATTCATCTTTTGGTATAAATACTTCTTTCTCAAAATTATCTATGTATGTATCAAGATATTTTTTTAAATCTTCTTTTTTTATTGGAAACTTTTCTCCCCATACAACAACTTTAAATATCTTTTTTATATCATCTGATAAAGTTTCAAAAATCTTTTTAAAATTTTCTTCATTTTCATAAAATTCAGTAAATAATTTTACTAAAACTTCTTTATCTGTCTTTTTCCCTATTGTTGAAATTTCAAATATATTAAGTTCTTTTCCTATATAGCCATCAGCTATCCAATTCACAAAATATTTTTGAAATAATTTTAACAATATTTCTTGGTCATAGTTCTTACTTAATATATGTTCAAGCTCATTCATTTAATTCTCCTAACTTCCCAAAATAAATTCTATATCATTTTTAGATAAATTTTTTGTAGATAAATTATCTTCTGATATTAAGTCATCTAATAATTTATTTTTAATTTCCTGTAATTTTAATATTTTTTCTTCTATTGTATTTCTCATAATCATTTTATAAGCAAAAACTGTTTTATCTTGTCCTAATCTATATGCTCTATCAATAGCTTGATTTTCAACAGTTGTATTCCACCAAGGGTCATAGATAAATATAGTATCAGCAGATACTAGATTTAAACCTACTCCACCTGTTTTTAATGTCATTACAAACACTTTATATCTACTATCATTTTGAAATTTATCCACTAAATTTTGTCTATCTTTTGTTTGTCCTGTCATCTTTAAATATTTTATCTTATTTTCTTTTAATGAATCACAGATACTTTCTATTGAAGATAAATAATTCACAAATACTAATACCTTATGATTATTTTCAATGGCTTCTATTACATTTTCAATTAAAACTTCCTTTTTACTTGAAATGATTTTTTTAGTTTCTAATTCAGGAGAACTCACTATATGCCTTAGCTCATTTATAGCTTGTAAGACAAAAAATTTATCAAAGTTTCCTTGACTTGAAGTATTTTTTTCAAGTAATGAGTAATAATATTTTCTTCTTTCTTCATAGAATCTTCTATGTTCATCATTCATATCTACATAAACCAATTTTTCAATCTTATCTGGTAAGTCTTCCAATACTTCTTTTTTGACTCTTCTCAGTAAGAAAGGATATATTTTCTTTTTTAACTCTTCAATAGTTGAAGTATCAGAATATTTTTGTATAGGTAATATATAGCTATTAGTAAATCTTTGTACTGAACCAAACATTTCTGGATTTAAAAATCTAAATAATGAATATAGTTCCAGTAAGTTATTTTCAATAGGTGTTCCACTTAATGCTACTCTTTTTTTAGCATTCAATAGTAATACCGCTTTTGTTGTCTGTGAATTAATATTTTTAATATTTTGTGACTCATCTAAAATAAGTAAGTCAAATTTATGTTCTAAGAGGTTTTCAATATCGTTTCTTATAGTTCCATAAGTAGTTAAAATTACATCAACTTTTTTTAGAGAAGAAAAATCTCTATTTATACCATAATACACTCCAACTTTTAACTTAGGTGCAAACTTTTTAATTTCATTTTCCCAGTTATATATTAAACTTTTAGGCATTATTACCATAGATTTTTTCTTTTTTTCTTCATGAAGATTACTAAGTAGTGCTATGGCTTGTAGTGTCTTACCTAGTCCCATATCATCTGCTAAGCAAGCACCTAAATTATTATCTGTTAAATATTTAAGCCACTTATAACCATATTTTTGATAATCTCTTAAAGTTGCATTCAATTTAGGATATTCAACTTCTTCTTTTGGTAATTCATTTATTCCTTCAAAGAAATCTTTGCTTCCCATAAAATCATTTTCAAAAGCTTTTTCATCTATCATATCCTGAACTATTGGCATATCAAAAAATGAAACCTTTATTTTATTTCCATCTTCTTCTTTAAATACTCTTTGTAATTTCTCTATGTATTCTCTATTAATTAAAGCATTTGTTCCATCACTTAAAATAATATAT includes the following:
- a CDS encoding DEAD/DEAH box helicase encodes the protein MTEVKFYMLVEGEDSLYLALYDSEKNLISSYSNLNQNDINNYIENLENEKEFFISWEEEKSSDYLKLDEKLISYLLGKDNFVNDDFEIIEKKEVENLALFIRNNKEIEDRLDIYIEINDNLLTKNNIVGNYIYSQGIFYKVDIEEDTQFPLLDLFQKIDKYELESYATLILKNYKNIDLKYEDYETVLSEERNAIPQIIIEKISFDNSLYIKINSIISTMDYEFFTKNKIETVLIVNELEKKLEISKINLENLSSDMFEIVKVLTKLQKTIGLKSSYYIDNENFIILNEELAKEFVKKELLQLTGKYSIIGTDRLRKYNIKAVRPKLSGKFSYNLDYFEGEVEVEIEGEKFSIQQLLNNYKKDEYIILSDGTNALINREYIEKLQRVFKEEDGNKIKVSFFDMPIVQDMIDEKAFENDFMGSKDFFEGINELPKEEVEYPKLNATLRDYQKYGYKWLKYLTDNNLGACLADDMGLGKTLQAIALLSNLHEEKKKKSMVIMPKSLIYNWENEIKKFAPKLKVGVYYGINRDFSSLKKVDVILTTYGTIRNDIENLLEHKFDLLILDESQNIKNINSQTTKAVLLLNAKKRVALSGTPIENNLLELYSLFRFLNPEMFGSVQRFTNSYILPIQKYSDTSTIEELKKKIYPFLLRRVKKEVLEDLPDKIEKLVYVDMNDEHRRFYEERRKYYYSLLEKNTSSQGNFDKFFVLQAINELRHIVSSPELETKKIISSKKEVLIENVIEAIENNHKVLVFVNYLSSIESICDSLKENKIKYLKMTGQTKDRQNLVDKFQNDSRYKVFVMTLKTGGVGLNLVSADTIFIYDPWWNTTVENQAIDRAYRLGQDKTVFAYKMIMRNTIEEKILKLQEIKNKLLDDLISEDNLSTKNLSKNDIEFILGS
- the dnaE gene encoding DNA polymerase III subunit alpha, yielding MENNFVHLNLHTEYSLSEGVNSIDSFLVKAKELGMTSLAVTDYANMFCAIEFYQKAKKMGIKPIIGLELPISNRDEQNIFSLTLLAKNYNGYKNLVKLASELYKNNENRELKLNKEILKEHSQDLIALSSSMNGEIGKAILTNSSDEKVNKIIDEYIEIFSKENFYLEIQANELSETKIINDRFYDLAKFHDLELVATNNVYYVDRDGYELQDIIICIQSGLKVKEKNRKRAISKELYLKSKDEMKRFLGEKFEKAIENANYIADLCNVEIGFGNLQFPYYEVPSEYSGMDEYLKTICHTNIKKLYKEDLTKDILDRLEYELSVIIKMGYSGYFIVVWDFISYAKRRGIPVGPGRGSAAGSLVAYCLGITMIDPIRYNLLFERFLNPERISMPDIDIDICRERRDELIDYVVHKYGRDRVAHIITFGRMKARAAIRDIGRVLDIDLKKIDKLSKLVSPFQALEKTLKENVEVAKLYTTDIELQKVIDLAIRIENTVRHVSTHAAGILITKEDLDKTVPIYLDEKEGVIATQYQMKELEELGLLKIDFLGLKNLSNIQRTIDYIKKYKNVDIDLYKIPLDDKKVFHMLSLGDSTGVFQLESPGIRKIMKRLKPDKFEDIVALLALYRPGPLQSGMVDDFINRKNGKEKIEYPHKNLEIILKETYGVILYQEQVMKIASYMADYSLGEADLLRRAMGKKNFAIMRENREKFIERAIHNGYTVEKSEEIFELIDKFAGYGFNKSHSVAYAMISYWTAYFKAYYPAFYYAAVMTSEISETGDIAYYFNDAKEHGVRVYSPNVNSPSAYFEVKNEGITYSLAAIKNFGLTMAKKIVEDVKLNGKYTTLEEFVFRNKKNGMNKRALEALILSGALDEIKGNRKEKFLSIDKVLDYSSKAPKTDEIQQMNLFGAAAKTIDKFNLAISEDFTLDEKLNKEQEFLGFYLSSHPLDRYKDILTTFSIKKLSEFDLEGNQVIKTFGTITNLKKTITKKEEQMAMFNLSCYDRTISCIAFPRVYERFITEIIEKKTVYIEGKIQIDNYKGESTSKLLVDKLMELDKIFEYPAKKLFILIEPEDSYRYSRLKDLINFNKGKTQIVFAIKNKDEKKLQTMNKGVKLSKDFFENLIELMGIDKIKIVM